In a single window of the Nilaparvata lugens isolate BPH chromosome 1, ASM1435652v1, whole genome shotgun sequence genome:
- the LOC111043591 gene encoding uncharacterized protein LOC111043591 — MLPYFYKVFFSSVILVCFITVSVLADNSEQQKDTDVGEITIPLQSFKSVFDSLLRPSYSMDESRGWKKMAMPFLLGVTLKMTTLIPMVTSLMTIIGGVALLSSKLALLISLGLALHYYIIAKQHQLHSQAHLQGLAYDHGAHPASAYPLPVTHRFSVQA; from the exons ATGTTGCCATACTTCTACAAAGTTTTCTTCTCCTCTGTCATACTGGTGTGTTTTATTACTGTTTCAGTGTTGGCAGATAATTCTGAACAACAGAAAGACACAGATGTTGGGGAAATCACGATACCTCTACAAAGTTTCAAAAGTGTATTCGACAGTTTATTGAGACCATCGTACTCAATGGATGAGA GCAGAGGCTGGAAGAAGATGGCAATGCCGTTTCTGCTGGGAGTGACACTGAAAATGACCACTCTGATTCCGATGGTGACTTCGCTGATGACTATAATCGGCGGTGTGGCACTGCTCTCCAGCAAGCTGGCTCTGCTCATCTCACTAGGCCTGGCTCTGCATTACTACATTATTGCCAAGCAGCATCAATTACACAGTCAGGCGCATCTGCAGGGATTGGCCTATGATCACGGCGCTCACCCTGCCAGCGCCTACCCGTTGCCGGTCACTCACAGGTTCAGTGTTCAGGCGTGA